In Acidobacteriota bacterium, the DNA window GCCCGGCATACAGGTCCCGCTTCTGCTGGAGGTCTCACGACCTCACGCAGGGGACCGCGCTACCCTACTGCTCAGCGGTTCATAGGGGTGGGCTCCTTTCATCCCACGAGGAACACGCCGCTTCACGGCGCACCAAAACGTGCCTTGCCGGGACTTGTCGCCGACCTTACGGACGGGGGCTCCTGGCCCCGGTCCTGTCTTGGCCCTCACGGCACGTTTTGCAGACTGCCGCCCTTCGACTTCGCTCAGGACTTCGCTGTCGGCTTGGTTCGAGGGGCCGCTACGGAAACCGTACGTCCGCCAACATCAGCGGGTGCCACCGTGGAGAGCGGGCATCCTTGCAGGTTCTTCCCGAACCCCGAATCTCGAATCCCGAATCCCGAATCCCGGCTACCGACGCCCTATTCGACTCGCCGGTCGGTCTGCGCTACGATTTGCACGCAGTACCACATCAGAGGGGATGCTCATGCGTGCTCATCTGTTGCCAATCGCGGTTCTGACGCTGGCCGTAGCGACATTAGCCGGGGCCGGCTCGGGACTCGCGCAAAGACCCAGGCGCCCTGCGCCGCCGGCAGCGGCCCGGCCCGCCGCGGTTCCGGTCAAACCGACGGGAGCCTCTGTCGCGGGATCGGTTCAGCCTGGGGCGTTGTCGCCACGCAACGCGAACTACTCGATCGACGTCGCGCTCGATCATACCTCGCGAACGTTGAACGGCCGCGCGGTCGTGACCTGGCGCAACATCACCAATACGAGCACGTCCGAACTGCGTTTCCACCTGTACTACAACGCCTGGAAGAACATGCAGTCGACCTGGCTGCGTGAGCGAACACTCTCCGGGCGCATGCCGAGCGGAATCGCGCAGGATGACTGGGGCTGGATCGAGGTCGGCGCGGTGCGACTGCTCACCGGCGATTCGACGCCCATCGACCTGTCGTCGCGTCGGCGTTACATCAGTCCCGATGACGGCAATCCGAACGATCAGACCGTGCTCCAGGTACCGCTGCCCGCACCGGTTCAGCCCGGCGAGACGATCAACGTCGAGGTCACGTGGACATCGAAAGTCCCCCGCACCTTCTCGCGAACCGGCACGATAGGCAACTACTACTTCATCGCCCAGTGGTTTCCCAAGCTCGGCGTGCTCGAGGAGACCGGCTGGAACTGCCACCAGTTCCACTCCGGCACGGAGTTCTTCTCGGACTACGGGATCTATGACGTCCGGATGCAGGTGCCCGGACGCTGGGTGCTCGGCGCCAGCGGCCGCGAGCAGTCGCACACGGACAACGCCGACGGCACCACCACCTGGGTCTACCACGCCGAGGACGTCCACGATTTCGCGTGGACCACCAGCCCAGACTTCATCGAGCGCAAGGCGCGATTCGAGCACAAGAGGCTGCCGCCCGTCGAGATGCGCCTGCTGCTGCAACCGGAGCACGCAACCCAGGCGGAGCGCCATTTCGAAGCGACGCGGACGGCGCTACAATTCTACGGGGAGTGGTTTGGCCCGTACCCGTATCCCAACATCACGATCATCGATCCCGCCTGGCAGAGCGGCACCGGCGGAATGGAGTACCCGACGTTGTTTACGGCCGGGTCCCGATGGCTGGTACCGGCGCGGGTCACGCAGCCCGAAGGCGTCACGGTTCACGAAGCCGGCCACCAGTTCTGGTACGGCATCGTCGGCAACAACGAATTCGAGGACGCGTGGCTGGACGAAGGGTTCAATACGTACTCGACGGCGAGAGCCATCGAGGCCAACCCGCTGCTGAAGACGAACTACTACTCCAGGCGGTACTTCGGCGGCTTCATCCCGTATGTGTTTTCCGACATCGCCTTGTCGCGCGAGGTGGCGGGCAACGGCTTGAGCGGATATCGGAGTTCGGCAAGATCCGACGCACCGTCGACGCCCAGCTACAAGTACTTCCCCGCCTCCGGCGGCGGACTCTCGTACAACAAGACGGCGCTGTGGCTGAACACGCTCGAGCGCTACCTCGGCTGGCCGACGATGCAGCGCATCATGTCCACGTTTTTCGAACGCTGGAAGTTCCGCCACCCGTCCCCGCAGGATTTCTTTGCAGTGGTCAATGAGGTGTCGGGGCGAGATATGACCTGGTTCTTTGATCAGGTGTATCGCAGTTCGAATGTATTCGACTATGGCGTGCAGGCCGTACGTAGCGAGCCGGTCCCGGGGCCGGGGTACGTGGACCGCAACGGCAAGGTGACCTTCGAAGCCGGCGCGGGTCAGGGCGGCCGTGTCCGCTCGACGGTTGTGGTCCGCCGGTACGGTGAGGCGATCTTCCCGGTCGACGTGCTGGTGAGTTTCGGCAATGGTGAGCAGGTGCGCGAGCAGTGGGACGGCCGCGAACGCTGGACATCGTTTGTCTACGAGCGCGGAACTGGGGTCGAGGCCGTCGTCGTGGATCCGGATCGCATCCTGCTGCTCGACATCAACCGGACCAACAACAGCTACCGGGCGCATCAGGCCTCGGCCGCTGCCGCGCAGAAGTGGATGCTGAAGTGGATGGTGTGGTTGCAGGACGCGTTGGCCACGTACGGATTCTTTATCTGACGGCGCGGGGCGAATCGCTATGACGAGCATCATCGCGGCATTCACGGACGGTGCGAGGCGCGTGTGGCGGGCACCGGCCATCCTGGCGGGCGTGTACCTGCTGATTCTCATCACGACGACACTCCCCGGGCTGGTCGTCCGGGAGGACATTGCCGCGTCCTTAGGCCCAAGCGCCGAAGCCGACACGATGTTGAAGGGCGTCAGCCTGGAGTGGTGGGACCAGTTCGGCGAGTCGGCATCCGGGCTCAGCAGGAGTTTCTCGCCGACCATCATCGGGTTCGGCGCGACGCTCGACAACCTGAGCCGTGTGCTCGACAACGGAACGCTGCCGGTTGCCGTCCTCGCCCTGGCCGGCGCGTACATGCTCGTCTGGCTGCTTCTTGCCGGCGGCATCCTGGACCGGTTCGCGCGCAACCGCGCCACCCGCCGCCAGGCGTTTTTTGGCGCGTGCGGCGTGTACTTTCCGCGCTTCCTTCGCCTCGGCATTCTCGGCCTGGTTGGGTACTGGCTGCTGTTTGCGTACGTCCACGGGTGGCTCTTCGAGCGGTTGTGGAATGCGGCCACCCACGATATGACCGTTGAGCGCACCGCCTTCCTGCTGCGTCTGGCACTGTATGCGGCATTCGGGGCGCTGCTCGTGTTCTGGAATGTCGTCCTCGACTACGCGAAGATCCGCGCGGTCGTCGAGGATCGGTACAGCATGCTGGGTGCGCTGCTGGCCGCGTGGCGGTTCGTGATCCGGAAGCCAGCGGCGGTCGGCGGGCTGTACCTGCTGAACGGGTCGTGCTTCGTCGTCGTCTTGCTCCTCTATGCGCTTGTGGCGCCTGGAGCGGGAGGCGGCGGCCTTCAGATCTGGACGGGGTTTGCGATTGGCCAGATCTTCATTCTGGCGCGCCTGTTCGTGAAACTGATGTTCTACGCATCACAGACGGCGCTGTTCCAGGAGTCGCTGGCCCACGCAGCGTACACCGCGGCGCCGGTTCCGGTGTGGCCCGACTCGCCTGGGGCCGAGGCCATCGTCAACGCGGCCGAGCGCCGCCCTTGAATAGGCTATAGTCAAGGCATGTCTATCGTTGTCGATCAGATGGCGGCCTGGCTGCGCCAGCAGGTCGAGGCCGCCGACGCGAAGGGCATTGTCGTCGGGCTGAGCGGGGGCATCGACTCGGCCGTCGTGGCGCGCGTCGCGCAGCTGGCCATGGGAGATGCCGTCCTCGGCGTCATCATGCCGGCGCACAGCGATCCCCAGGACGAACAGGATGCCCGGCTGGTCGCCGAGCGCTTCAAGCTCCCGGTTCTCGCCATCGATTTGACGGCCGGGTACGACGACCTGATCAGCAGCATCCAGCAGGCGCTGGCCAACCAGCTCAGCTGGGGCATGGCCGGGAACGGGACGCCGTCCAGGCTGGCGCTGGCGAACCTGAAACCCCGGTTGCGCATGACGACGCTGTATGCGGTGGCCAATCGCTTCGGCTACATTGTCGCGGGCACGGGCAACCGGAGCGAGATCGCGATCGGGTACTTCACGAAGTACGGTGACGGGGGCGTCGACGTGCTGCCACTGGGTGCGCTCGTCAAGAGCGAGGTGCAGGCGCTGGCGCGCGAGCTGGACGTGCCAAGCGGCATCATGGAGAAGGCACCGAGCGCCGGACTCTGGCTGGGTCAGACCGATGAGGGCGAGATGGGGTTCACGTACGCCGAACTCGAGCAGTTCCAGCGCGAGGGCCCCGCAGCGGTTGCGCCGGCGGTGGCGTCGAAGATTGAATCGCTGGTGCACGCCAGCGATCACAAGCGGCTGATGCCGCCCGTGTTCGAGCCCGTCCGGAGCTGACCCCCCCGGCTGACCTGCCCCCGCGAATCGCGCATAATAGACGATTGCCATGGCACATACGATTACGCTCATCCCTGGCGACGGCATCGGACCGGAAGTGTCCGCCGCGGTCGTGCGGATTCTCAAAGCGTCCGGGGTCGCGATTGACTGGGAGCGCCACGATGCGGGCATCGTCGCGCTCGAACGGCACGGCACCACGCTGCCCCATCCGCTGCTCGACTCGGTGGAGCGCAACAAGGTTGCGCTCAAGGGACCGCTGACGACGCCGATCGGCACCGGATTCACGAGCGTGAACGTGGGACTGCGCAAGGCGCTCGACCTCTACGCGAACCTGAGGCCGGTCTACAACCTGCCGGGCGTGCAGTCACGGTTTCAGGGCGTCGATCTCATACTGGTTCGCGAGAACACCGAGGATCTCTACTCGGGGCTCGAGCACGAAGTGATTCCGGGCGTCGTCGAGAGTCTGAAGATCATTACCGAGCGGGCCTCGACCCGCGTGTCGCGGTTCGCCTTCGAGTACGCGCGCAAGAACGGGCGGAAGAAAGTCACGGCGGTGCACAAGGCCAACATCATGAAGCTCAGTGACGGCCTGTTCATCGATTGCGCCCGCAACGTGGCACGGGACTTTCTCGATCTGGTGTACGACGAACGGATTGTCGACGCCACCTGCATGCACCTGGTGATGACGCCCGAGAAGTTCGACGTGCTGCTCATGCCGAACCTGTACGGCGACATCCTGTCGGACTTGTGCGCGGGCCTGGTCGGCGGTCTTGGCGTGGTGGGCAGCGGAAATATGGGCACCAGCACGGCCGTGTTCGAAGCCGTGCACGGCACGGCGCCAGATATTGCCGGCAAGAACCTCGCGAATCCGATGGCGCTCCTGCTGTCGGCGGTGATGATGCTCAGGCACATCGGGGAGATGGAGCGCGCCGACGCGGTGACGCAGGCCCTCACCAGGGTGGTCACTGATCCCCGCACGCGGACCCGCGATCTGGGCGGCACGGCCACCACGACGGAGTTCACCGACGCGGTCTGCCGCGACATCGAGCACGCCGGCGATCACCTGCGAGCCTGAGCACGAGTCGAGGACCGATGCCACATCCGGAACTGCTCGACGACATCACGCGTGCGGTGCTGGCGCGCGACGAGATTGCCCGGCTGCTGCAGGGAACGCACGGCGACAGCGCGCCCGAGTCGAAAGAGCGCGTGCACGCGTATCTCGACGAACTGCACACGACGCAGCGGTACTTCCTGTACCACGCGCTGCGGCACCCGCTCTATCCCATCCTGCGGAAGATTAAACGGATCGTGGAACACATCGACACGCTGCAGGCGACCCTCCAGACGAGCCGGGTGATCTACGCGTCGAACCACCGGAGCCATACCGACTATCTGGTGGAGCCGATCATTCTCGACGACCATGGCATCCGGCCTCCGATCACCGCGGCCGGGATCAATCTGTTCGCGGGGCCCCTCGGCCTGCTGCACCGGCACGTGACCGGGGCCATCCCCATCCGCCGCAACACGAAGGACCCGGTCTACCTGATCACGCTCAAGGCCTACGTCGCCGAACTGCTGCACCGGAGGGACCTCCTCTTCTACATCGAGGGTGGACGCTCGTACAGCGGCGAACTGAAGGCACCCAAGACGGGATTGCTTCACGCGGCCATGCAGGCCGAACTGCCGAATGTCGTCGTGGTGCCGGTCGCGATTGCGTACGATCTCGTGCTCGAGGACCGCATCGTCGCGCGCCAGGGCGTCAAGCGACGGCAGCGGCCGTTTGCCCGGGAATTGGCCGAGATGGCGACGATGGCGGTGGGGTACCGATCGCGTGCGTTCGTCGTGTTCGGTGATCCGATTCCTCTCGACGGCTACAAGCACGAGTCGCGACGGGATGTGCTCGATCTGGCGCACCGCACGCGGGATGCGATTGGCCGTCTCTACAAGGTGCTGCCCACCGCGCTGGTGTCGGCGGCGATGAGGCCCTCGCTTACCCGCCGGGACCTTGAAGCCCGTGTGGGCACACTGCTCGACGGATTGGCGCGGAACCAGGCCAATATTGGCGTGCGTGACGCGCGGCAGGCGGTCGACGACGGCGTGGCCGCGCTCGACCGGCGCGGGATCCTGCACGCGGAGCGCAGCCGGATCCGCGTGCGCGATCGCGGTCTGCTTCGTTATTATGCCCGATCAATTCAACATCTTCTTCCGTCAGCCCCGGACAGGACCTGATCATGCTGGACGCGCTGTCAAAATCGTTTTTCCACGCCCTCGCCCGCAGCAAATCCATTGAACAGCTCGCCTCACGTTACGGAATGGCCAAACCGACCAGCTTCGGCCGGCGCTTCATCGCCGGCGAAACCGTCGACGAGGCGATGGCGGCTGCCCGCGTCATCCAGGGCCAGGGTATGTTGCTCACGCTCGATCAACTCGGCGAGAGCATCACCACCGTGGCCGAAGCCGACGCGGCCACAAGGGGATGCCTGAACCTGATCGAAAACGTGGTGGCAGCCGGCATTGATCGCAACATCTCGGTCAAGCTCACCCAGTTGGGTCTGGACATCGATGTCGCCGTCTGTGGCGACAACCTGCGGCGCATCCTCACGCTCGCCAGACAGCACGACGTCTTCGTGCGGGTCGATATCGAGAACACGCCGTACATCCAGAAGACGTTCGATGTCGTTGCCGTCA includes these proteins:
- the nadE gene encoding NAD(+) synthase; this translates as MSIVVDQMAAWLRQQVEAADAKGIVVGLSGGIDSAVVARVAQLAMGDAVLGVIMPAHSDPQDEQDARLVAERFKLPVLAIDLTAGYDDLISSIQQALANQLSWGMAGNGTPSRLALANLKPRLRMTTLYAVANRFGYIVAGTGNRSEIAIGYFTKYGDGGVDVLPLGALVKSEVQALARELDVPSGIMEKAPSAGLWLGQTDEGEMGFTYAELEQFQREGPAAVAPAVASKIESLVHASDHKRLMPPVFEPVRS
- a CDS encoding 1-acyl-sn-glycerol-3-phosphate acyltransferase, which translates into the protein MPHPELLDDITRAVLARDEIARLLQGTHGDSAPESKERVHAYLDELHTTQRYFLYHALRHPLYPILRKIKRIVEHIDTLQATLQTSRVIYASNHRSHTDYLVEPIILDDHGIRPPITAAGINLFAGPLGLLHRHVTGAIPIRRNTKDPVYLITLKAYVAELLHRRDLLFYIEGGRSYSGELKAPKTGLLHAAMQAELPNVVVVPVAIAYDLVLEDRIVARQGVKRRQRPFARELAEMATMAVGYRSRAFVVFGDPIPLDGYKHESRRDVLDLAHRTRDAIGRLYKVLPTALVSAAMRPSLTRRDLEARVGTLLDGLARNQANIGVRDARQAVDDGVAALDRRGILHAERSRIRVRDRGLLRYYARSIQHLLPSAPDRT
- a CDS encoding isocitrate dehydrogenase (NAD(+)), which translates into the protein MAHTITLIPGDGIGPEVSAAVVRILKASGVAIDWERHDAGIVALERHGTTLPHPLLDSVERNKVALKGPLTTPIGTGFTSVNVGLRKALDLYANLRPVYNLPGVQSRFQGVDLILVRENTEDLYSGLEHEVIPGVVESLKIITERASTRVSRFAFEYARKNGRKKVTAVHKANIMKLSDGLFIDCARNVARDFLDLVYDERIVDATCMHLVMTPEKFDVLLMPNLYGDILSDLCAGLVGGLGVVGSGNMGTSTAVFEAVHGTAPDIAGKNLANPMALLLSAVMMLRHIGEMERADAVTQALTRVVTDPRTRTRDLGGTATTTEFTDAVCRDIEHAGDHLRA
- a CDS encoding M1 family metallopeptidase, translated to MRAHLLPIAVLTLAVATLAGAGSGLAQRPRRPAPPAAARPAAVPVKPTGASVAGSVQPGALSPRNANYSIDVALDHTSRTLNGRAVVTWRNITNTSTSELRFHLYYNAWKNMQSTWLRERTLSGRMPSGIAQDDWGWIEVGAVRLLTGDSTPIDLSSRRRYISPDDGNPNDQTVLQVPLPAPVQPGETINVEVTWTSKVPRTFSRTGTIGNYYFIAQWFPKLGVLEETGWNCHQFHSGTEFFSDYGIYDVRMQVPGRWVLGASGREQSHTDNADGTTTWVYHAEDVHDFAWTTSPDFIERKARFEHKRLPPVEMRLLLQPEHATQAERHFEATRTALQFYGEWFGPYPYPNITIIDPAWQSGTGGMEYPTLFTAGSRWLVPARVTQPEGVTVHEAGHQFWYGIVGNNEFEDAWLDEGFNTYSTARAIEANPLLKTNYYSRRYFGGFIPYVFSDIALSREVAGNGLSGYRSSARSDAPSTPSYKYFPASGGGLSYNKTALWLNTLERYLGWPTMQRIMSTFFERWKFRHPSPQDFFAVVNEVSGRDMTWFFDQVYRSSNVFDYGVQAVRSEPVPGPGYVDRNGKVTFEAGAGQGGRVRSTVVVRRYGEAIFPVDVLVSFGNGEQVREQWDGRERWTSFVYERGTGVEAVVVDPDRILLLDINRTNNSYRAHQASAAAAQKWMLKWMVWLQDALATYGFFI